In the genome of bacterium, the window CTCTTCCCCCGACACCCCGATACCCCCTTACTGCCCTTACCCCCTCTCACCATCTGGACTCCCTTACCCCCCTGTGCCATATTAGCCTTTGTTTTCAATTTGAGGGGAGAACCGACCTGTGAAAAACCCGACCGGAGTTGACTCCAAGGAACTGGGCCTGGCCGCCGGTCTCGTTTTCGCGCGCTATTTCCTGAAAACTGCACATCTGCACTACGGTTTATGGACCGGCGATCTGGAAGTTGATATCTCCAACCTCAAGGCGGCCCAGGATCGGTACAGCGATCTCATCGTTTCCAGCATCCCGGAAGGTGTGAGCACCATCCTGGATGTGGGTTGCGGCACGGGGGTGCTTTCCGCAAGGCTGCTGGATGAGGGCTACCTGGTCCAAAGCGTGTCGCCCAGCCCTTTCCTGACCTCCTGCGCCAGGGATGTACTGGGGAAAAGAGGGGTGATCCACGAAAGTACCTTTGAAGAGCTGGAGCTTGCAGACAGGTTCGATCTCGTGCTTTTTTCCGAGAGTTTTCAGTACATCGATCTCAAGCGCGTCTTTGGAAAGTGCAGCACTCTGCTTTCCGAAAACGGGTCTGTCCTGGTATCGGACTTTTTCCGCCGCGACGATGCCAGGGGCCGCAGCCGCCTGGGCGGGGGTCATTCACTGGGCAGGTTTTACGAGGTGCTTGAAGGATCCAGGTACGACATCCTCAGTGACAGGGATATCACCCAACAGACTGCCCCGAACATGGACGTGGTTAACGACCTGCTCCGCAATTTCGGACAGCCCATGTGGGAGCTGTTCCTTTATTACCTGCAGAGTAACTACCCGCGGTTGAACCGCCTTGCCCGCTGGAGGTATCGAAAAAAGATCGCCAAGATCGAGAGAAAGTATTTCACGGACAGCCGGACTGCCGAGACTTTTGCCGAGGACAAGAGCTACAGGTTGGTGGTGTGTAAAGCAGCGGAGAGATGACAACGAAGAATGAAGAGCGATCACCACGGAGACACGGAGAAAAGCGGAGGAAGGCTGAATTCAGGGATTTTTGGCCGAATGGCACCAAAGCCCGCATTTCACCACAGAGAAAACAGAGAGCACAGAGAAAAGCCAAGAACTGGGGAAGGATTGTAACTCCCTCCTTACAATAGCCCATATCCCTGATATCTTCTTCCCCCTTGAGGGAGATGCCGTGACCGACCTGAAAAAACATATTTCCCGCATCACCTACCGCGTCGCCTACCAGGACACGGATGCCGGCGGGGTGGTATATTACGCCAACTACCTCGGGTTCATGGAGAGGGGCCGCAACGAGTATCTCAGGCAACTGGGGCGCTCCATAAAGGATTACCAGGACAGCGGTATCTTCTTTGTCGTGGTGGAGGCCGCCCTCAGGTACAGGGCTCCGGCCGTTCTGGACGACCTGCTGACCATCGAAACCTGGATCGAGGAGGGGAGACGGTCCAGCGCGGTGTTCGGCCAGCGTGTCCTGAGGGAAGGGGACGGAACCCTTCTTGTGAAGGGTGATATCAGGGTCGCCTGCATAAACGACCGGCTCAGGCCGACAAGACTTCCTCCCGAACTGTTACCTGGACGCGGGGGAGACCCTCGACTTGCCGACTGAGCGACTGAGCGAGAGGGCGGGCAGAGGAGCGTGGGAGCAGGGGGGAAGAGGTGTCGAAGTGTCGGTATGGCGGTTTACTTTATTCGTCATCCCGGAAATCACGACGGACTTGTCCACCATAGCTGATCGACAGGCGTTAGCGAAGGCGGAAGGAGCGATTATCCGGGATCCATGGACCCCGGGTCTACGCATGCGCTTCGCCCGGGGTGACGGTAGTATGGTCACCTGGAACCCGCAACCCGGAAAACGGCTGCCCCTCTCCGTCATTCCGGACATCACGCTGAAGGCGGGATGAGCCGGAATCCAGACCTGCTTGCCTGCCGCGGCGTAGTCACGCTCCTGGCGTGACGAAGACGGGTCATTGCGAGCATAAAGCAGTAACTTTCCATATTCTTCTTCCCCCTTGAGGGGGGAAGACCGAGATGGGGGTGACTACGCTGGGGAATGAGAGCGACGCGGCAATCCCAGGCGACCTGTCCGTCGTAGCTCGTCAGAGCGAAGCCGGAAGCTGAAATGGTCGTCGCGGCTTTTTCCGGTCGCCCGTGAGATCGCTTCACTCAGGAAAAGCTTTCCCCCCTCACCTCGATCCTCTCCCTCCAGCCCCCTTCGCATAAACCTCCTTCGTTAAAACTACGGAGGTCAGGAGCTTCGGCGGGCCAAGGGGGAGAGGAAGATTAAGGAATTGGACTATTTTAGGGTTCGCGATGACAAACGGGGTGTCCCTTCGACAAGCTCCTTTCCCCCCGACAGGCTCGGGACAAGCGACAAGCTCGGGGCAGGGAGCGATGAATGAAGATGAGGGGTTTCCATCGCGCTTCGATCTTTGCGCTTTGCGCCTGGATCCCGGAAACCGGTACCCGGAACTCGGAACCTGAGCGCGGCGAAGCGAACACCGGGTACGGAGGATCGATGAAATCAAAAAATGCCAGGCTGTTCCTGTTCGGCGGGAAGGGGGGCGTTGGCAAGACCACCTGTTCAGCAGCCATTGCGGTTAAGCTT includes:
- a CDS encoding class I SAM-dependent methyltransferase — its product is MKNPTGVDSKELGLAAGLVFARYFLKTAHLHYGLWTGDLEVDISNLKAAQDRYSDLIVSSIPEGVSTILDVGCGTGVLSARLLDEGYLVQSVSPSPFLTSCARDVLGKRGVIHESTFEELELADRFDLVLFSESFQYIDLKRVFGKCSTLLSENGSVLVSDFFRRDDARGRSRLGGGHSLGRFYEVLEGSRYDILSDRDITQQTAPNMDVVNDLLRNFGQPMWELFLYYLQSNYPRLNRLARWRYRKKIAKIERKYFTDSRTAETFAEDKSYRLVVCKAAER
- a CDS encoding YbgC/FadM family acyl-CoA thioesterase yields the protein MTDLKKHISRITYRVAYQDTDAGGVVYYANYLGFMERGRNEYLRQLGRSIKDYQDSGIFFVVVEAALRYRAPAVLDDLLTIETWIEEGRRSSAVFGQRVLREGDGTLLVKGDIRVACINDRLRPTRLPPELLPGRGGDPRLAD